The Tamandua tetradactyla isolate mTamTet1 chromosome 23, mTamTet1.pri, whole genome shotgun sequence genomic interval CATTAATTAACCACTGACTGGTCTCAtctattgaatttttctttcaactACTATATTGTTTTACTCAATATTCCCTTCTTTTTAAAGTGCTTATTTGGACTTCACTTACTGACACACtcatttctttaagaatttttatttagcATAGTTTGTTCTCTCTCTTACATTGATTACATTTCTgagatttctgatttttttttcagagcttgTTTTATTCTGGGGTTTCTAGCAACGTTGGCAGGAATAAAGGTAGAAAGAAGAGTGAGTCACATTTCTGCTTCTGAGTATGGGTTTTCATATTTTATGCTCTAGAATAGAAAGATGGCACCATAATCTAGCATTACCAAAGCCTTCTGACTCTTCTGCCAGTAGCCAAGCCACAAGCGGAAACCCCAGCCCTTTTAAAATCAATCACTATGTCAAATTTCTTGGGTTCCTGTAAAAGCGTAGCTTCTGATGTTGGGTAGAAGTGTTGTTGGGTAAATATCCTACCTGTTGTTTTATCTGCCCCTCACCTCAGCCAGGCTGAGGGGTTGTTCTGGCGGTACTGAGCGAGTGCTTGTTTTCCTGGCCCAGCCTGTAACCTGCTGAGGCAATGACTCAGCTGGAGCAATGTGAAGAAAATGATGTATTTTGGAAGTTCGGCTCAGGAGAATCCGTAGTTGCACCAGTTTCTTCACTGTCCCCAGCTCCATCTTCCACTGAAAATCCACAGCTGTACTATCTCCCCCCAGGGGTTTCTTTTACCTTATTTTCAATCCATGCCCTTTGTTCACATTTCAGAGATCCAATAGCAGCTCACAATTTGGCAGAcaccacaggaatttatttctataacatGAATGAGAAGTTACTTTTTGATATGATTTACCTCTATATCAATTAGGGAAAACAATcacctttttctatttttttatggcTTTCATATTTAATTTGGGTAATTCTGTAGACTGCCATATTAAAGTGCTACATGTCATATGCTTCCACCCTTTCGAGGGTTTAGTTGGACAACACCTGGGCATAATCTGGGATAAAATAAACAGTGGGTGGATTTTTGGCCTTAATCATAAGTGGACTTGTGCTTATGTCTTTTGTGACATTTAAAAGACATTTGAGGCAAAACTGAAAAGTTAACTGACCCCAACTTATGTAATAAATATGGGAATTCAGATCATGAAAAGAGCAGGACCTCAGTGTTATTAAAAGGAGAGCCACATTCTTGCTTGATAATTTGCTCAGGGTTAATCTCACTGGACGGAAAGAACAAAGTAGCCAATGTGGGGGAATCACAGCTCCAAATACCTTAACTAACCTTCCTTCAATAAGCAAGACATTAAGCAGGTGCACATATTTGACTCCGTTTAATATCACAGCCTTTGCAgtgcaataagctgagccccaaagtgttctgaatttttatagtgcAGACTTAGTTACCCATTTGCTTTCATTCATATTTGTGCTAAAAAACGTGCATCTTACATCTTTGCTGAAAGGATTAACTGAAAACTTTAAGTGTAACTTTTCATGAAACCAAACTCACCATTATGTAAGTACCTCAGAGAAGGGTCATTTTTAtgataggtgaatggttaaagACATCCCAAATTCAGAAATGTGAAAAACAAGTTGTCTAAGAAAACATGAAATGTCACACATCAGCTTCTTTATTGAAGAGGCAATTCCGATCCATTTATATGTGCCAGACCCGTGGCCCTTTaagcttttcaaatatttcacttaaaacatattttgttaTCATTAAACTTTAAGGACTCAGTGCATGAAATCTTAGTTGCCATTTAACTACTATAAAGAATACTATTTCCTGCATATGATTATGTAAAACCTACCATTTAATCCCTGCTATGCAGCATATTCATTTACAACTAGAAAAATACAGCAAGAGTGCTGAGCAACAAATATGGTCgccatttgtaattttaaaaacctgtttATGAAAGtattacatgcaaaaaaaatacacaaatcttAGGTGCAGAGCTCAGACAGAATATACTCAGATATTCAGCACCCAGATTAAGAAATTTAAGATTACCAGCACCAGATAAATCCCCCTTATACTTCTTTCCACCCAGGCAAGTCTAACCACTATGCTGATTTCTAAGTGAATAGATaagttttgcatatatatatatatagaatcacAGTATGTTgtgtctggattctttcactcagcattgtgtatGAAATTCAGTTATATTGTTGTTTGAATTTATAGTCCGTTTATTCTCATTGCTTTAAGGTAGTCTGTAGTGGAAACATACCATGTAAGTTTGTTCTTTCAAGTGTATATATGCCTTAAGGTAATTCTCAGTCTTATTTGCAGTTTATTTAAATTGCAATGGATAATCTAGTACATGTCTTTGGTGGACATAATACATCCACTTCTGCTAAACTTGGATAAAATGGTATATACATGTTCAGCCTTAAGTGCCAGGTTTCCAAAGTGTTTATACCAACTGGCAATTCTGCCAGCAGCATACAAGAGTTTCTCTTACTTGCATCCTTGCCAAACCTTGgtactttttcatctttttaattttaaccattatAGCGGGTGGGGAGTCATATGGTACCACTTGCACTTCCCTGATTACAAGTTACTATACCTTTTCAATTTTCAGCAGTCCAGTTATCCTCTTTTGTGAAATAGGCTCGAGtctttttgcctatttttgttgttaatttctaGTTATTCTTGATATATCCTAGATTAGGGATTGGTAAACTATGGTCAGCACCCTAAACCCAGCCTGTGTTGTTTATATAAATGGAGTTTTACTGGGACACAGCCACATCAGATTGTTAACGTATGGTACGTGGTTGCTCTCACACcatagcagagttgagtagttatgACAGAGACCGACCAGCTGGCCCACAAAGCCCCAAATACTCACTTTTTGGCCCTTTACTGGAAAAGTTTACCAGCCTTTCTCCTAGACTCAAGTCTGTTGTCATATGTATTACAAATATCTTATAACCCTCTGTGATTTGCCCATTCCCTTTCTTAATGGTGGCTTTGATAAACagaagttcttatatttagggtaTTCAAATTAACAAGGTTTATTTTATGATCTACTGCTTTTTGAGTTGTATTTAAAAACAACCTTTGTTTACTCTGAGGTTGCAgtctttttagttttcttcttaaAGCTTTTACATTTCATATTGAAGTCTGCAATTCACTCCAATtagattttgatattttgtgtaaGCTAGGGGTCAAGACCCTTCGCCATATGAAATTTACATGACAAATAAATTATTGGAAAGATCATCCTTTTCCCATCTCACTGCATTattacctttgtcaaaaatcaagtgACTGTATATGTATGGGTCTTTGTGGAATATTTATTTGATTCCATTCGTCAGCTTGTCtaccttatgccaataccactaTCATAATTTCTATGGATTTATTGCATTCTTGATATCTGGCAATTATTCTCCTGTCTGTTCTTTTGCATGATAGCCTTTACTGTTTTTGGCCTTTTGAATGTTCACATACATCTTATAATTAGCTTAATTTCCATTGACAAATTTGCTTGGATTATGACtacactgaatctataaattaaagtTGGGCAAAACTGGCCTCTTTTTGAGATTGAGTCTTGGAATCCATGAACAAGACATCCCTTATTactttgtaacattttttttttgtacagagTTCTTGAAAatgttagatttttttccctaggtacttgagtgttttttgttttgttttgccattGTAAAAGATATTGGTgtttaaaacttcattttcaatatatattaagGCATTTTTTACATGAATGCAGGGATCTTGTTAAGTTTATCATTAATTCTAATTGTCTGTATATTCCTCAgaactttccaaaacaaaatcatgttatctacaaatagaagttttacttattttcacacacacatgccttctatttcttttcctttccttactaATCTGGTTAGGTCCTTCTTTACAATGCTGAATTAAAATATTGGTGATAGTGAATAtccttgccttttttttggttttgagagaaagttttaacatttcattattaGGAAGAATactgtttgttgttgtttaagcTATTCTTTATCCAATTAAGGAATCCTTTCTCACCATAGCTCCCTAAGGTTATAAATGGGTACTGATTTTATCACATAACTAGATTATCCTTCTCCAGATAGTGAAATACAGTAAGTGACTCTTGAGTATTAAGCCACCTCTGCATTCTTGCAGCAAGACCAATTTGATCACTATTTATCCTACCTCCAGAACAAAgccatcttttttctttgccaagGATTGGGTCACATGACCACTATAAACAGGTCACTGGCAAACAGAATAGAATTATCATTATTGATTTAGACTAATTAGGATTACCCACTGTGTCATGTGAGGAATCAGTAGACACCCAAACTCTTCCACCAAGGAATGAAGTGAGAAAAGACAGGTAACTAAAAACTTGTTCCAAAATGCTGGAAATAAAGGGACAGTGAGGAATAAAATGTCACCCTACTCATATAAAATAGTAATAGATAAAAATCGGAATTACATAATATTGGCACTCTGCACACTCAtatttatggattaaaaaatatgagtaaTAAGAGCTAGGGAAACTATATATAGGGAGTCGTTTTATCATATAGTTCTGAGTTGTTCCTCTTCCATTCAAACAGACTTAATTCCTATTGTCTATGCATAGTTTAAGAAAAATAGTATTAAAAACTTTTTGCTCAGGTGCAGTTGAAAACTTTACAAAACTCACTGACTTTTCTATTTATGAGGCATTTATTAAAAGCCCATTTGTAAATGCCTCTGAAGAGtagaaaattacatatttttctattttatacctATCAAATATTATATCACCAACAATATATCCTGTATTTAGTACATTTTGCTCTTAATACTCAAATAAGGATATTTTCACTAATTACTCAATCCAAACTTGCATAGAATTACTGTtagattgcattttaaaaatataaaaacatgccATAAAGGTATTTAATGCTATTGTCAGCAATATCAACTCCTGactttaaaagttcttttttacGTAATGAGTACTTATTCAGAGCTGGTATTTTCTAACTTTCCTATAAAGATtgattttacatttgaaatatgGCTTTTGGTATAATGATTTTCacgaaaatatattttttcacattcatCATAATGACATATTCCATCTCAGTATGATTCCCTGATATGTAATACAATTTGAATCCAAAATAAATTCTAAGCATTTATAAAGTTTCACTGCTGTATAAATTAGGATCTACTGTCCAATGAGTTATATGGTCTTACTCAAGGCTTTGCTTCCTGTTGCATTCTTAAAGAGATCCTTCTCTGAAAACTCAGATTGAAATAACTCTAATGCCTAAGTGCTTTTCCCCTTTCAGGAGACAGGTAAGATTCTTGCCTGTGTGAACTCTCAGATAAACAATGATATCCGATTCCCCACTGGATTTCCCATATTCATTATATTCAGAGGCTTTTCTGATTTGAGATTTTACATTAGAGGAGACTTCCCACATCTAGTACATTCATATTCCCTCTTCTGTGAATTCTCTGGTGGCTATTGAAGGCTGACCTGTGGTGGAAttttttcccacattcattacattcatagggtttctctcctgaaTGAGTTCTATAATGTACAGTGAGATATGACTTCTGAGAAAAGACTTTTCCACACTCATtacattcatagggcttctctcctgAATGGCTTCTGTAGTGTACAGTGAGGTTTGACATCCGAGAGAAGACTTTTCCACATTTactacattcataaggtttctctcctgaATGAATTCGATGATGTATAGTGAGATATGACTTCTGAGAGAAGAACTTTCCACATTCAtaacattcatagggtttctctcctgtgtgtaCTCTCTGATGTCTAAACAGGGATGAGTTGTGggagaaggttttcccacattcattacattcatatggtttctcttctGAATGACTTCTGTAATGCACAGTGTAGTATGACAACTCGGAGAATAATTTTCCACATATATTACATTCATAGGATTTCTCTCCTTTTGGAAGTGACTGATGTCCACCAAAGCCTGAATTTTCAATGAAgattttcccacattcattacattcatagggtttctccccCAAATCAGTTGCTTGATGATTAGTGAGATATGAAAACTGAGAGAACTTTCCACATTCACTGCATTCATGagctttctcttctgtgtgtAATTTCCGATGTCTAATGAAGGCTGAATTTAAATTGAAGGTTttaccacattcattacattcatagggtttctcttcTAAATGACTTCTATAATGTATAGTGAGGTATGATACCCGAGAAAAGAATTTTCCACATTCGCTACATTgataaggtttctctcctgtatgcgTTCTCTGATGTGTAATAAGGGTAGACTTTCTGTAGTAGGATTTCCCACAATCATTACATTTATAAAGTTTCTCTCCTGTATGTGTTCTCTGATGGTCATTGAGGGCTGATTTCCGGGAgaaggatttcccacattcattacatggATAAGGTCTTTCTCCTGAATGATTTCTCTGGTGTAGGGTGAGATGTGTCTTTTGGCAGAAGGTTTTTCCACATTCactacattcatagggtttctctcctgaaTGAGTTCTCTGATGTTGAGTGAGGTGTAACTTCTGAcagaaggttttcccacattcattacatttataaggCTTCTCTTCTAAGTGTGATCTCCGATGTACAGTGAGGGTTCCCTTTTGGCTGAAGGATTTCCCACATAcattacattcataaggtttctcacCTGTGTGAGCCCTCTGATGTATAATGAATTTTGACTTTTTACAGAAGGATTTTCCACATTCACTGCATTCATAGGGCTTCGTGTCCATTTGTGATCTCTGATATACACTGAAATTTGACATCTGGATGAATTCTGGTCCAGAATCATTCCACTCATAGTGCTTTTCCCCCATATAAGCTCTCTTATGATTAATGAAAACGGCTTCATTTTGAAAGGCTTCTATGCATTTATTATATTCAAaggatttttctaaaatattaattttctgaagaatACTTTCATCATTTTGTGAATAGCCTTCCCCATTTTGCTTAAATTCATAGAGTTTCTCTCCATGATGTGTTTTCTCACATTCACTACATTCACCAGGTTGTTTTCTTGCATAGCTTCCATCACTAATAATTAATTCTGAAATAGATTCTACACTCTTTCCACATGAGACACAATTATGAGCTATTATGTTTGAATTAACAAGGTCTGGTTCCACATTATAAGTTTTGTCAAACgtattctctttctcttctgtcgGGGTTTTGTTGTTGATACACAGGGCTTGCCCTGAatgtttgtcttcattttcttgggATCTCTCTATCAAGTCATCAACTTTCCAGACTTCttctaaaaaagaataaaatgaaacacaCCTTGTAAATGTGAACATACAAGCTATGGAACGGAAGTACTACACAGGTATCCTGTTTGTGGGATGACTCTGGCATTAGGACCAAtatccataaataaaaataatcccaagtgtatacttctttttcccttgatttgtaatacaatacatacatacacacacacacacacacacacacatacacacacacacatacacacacagggaAGTGGGAAAGGATGAGGGTGGAAGAGGACTCAGCAGTTGTGGAAAAGGAGAATTCACTTTGAACACAAATACCTCTTTCACTATTATAAACATTATGTTAGAAAAGGTAGACTAAGAAATGAGGGGCATAGTACAGTCATTCAGAGTACTAGACCCAGGCAGAAATAGGAGGATTCAAAGCAAAATGGTCCCAGTGGGAGAACAAAAAATTATTAGATGGATGTTCAAAGTAAATATGCAACTATAGATTAAGTTTGGGAGAAACTtagtataaattataatttatattaaatatcacCTCAAGCTGAGATTACAATGGTAACATCCTCACAAGTCTAGACCCTTCCAAAATCATTGTCCCTTTTCCATTCTGCACTTAAATCCAAATAATGCCAAGTTCTGAAAGTTCCAATTTCCTCATGTTTAGAGAAACAGTCATATAACCAGGGTCCAAAGCTCTAGCCTGGATTCACATCCATCTGGAAAGAGAGATCCAGGTACATAAATCAAAGGAAATACAAGACAGAGCAGAGGGGAAGGCAGCATTACAAAAAGATTAGATCTTTGAAGTGTTCTAGCTTTCTTCTCATTTAATACTATCTGAATGTGTAATTATCAAAGTTTCCTTTTCCTACTTACACAGTAATAGTATAGTTTAATGCTGGAGCAAGGCTACCTCAATTCGAAACCCAATTCCAAGACTTTACTAGCTGGTGGACATTATTGAAGTTTGTAAGTTATTAACTGTGATGTATTTCACTCACctgaaatggaaatgataatagtGCTTATGCACTATTATGATAAGCACTATGATAATAGTGCTTATCATAGTGCTTTCATAATCCATAATAGGATTATGAAAAGATTAAATTAGGTCAATATATGTAAACTGCTTAGAAGAGTTTGTGACACAAACCACATGCTCATAAACTTTAGCTgttaattttctttcagtttgctaatttAAGTTATCTAAGAGGTCATGTCCCTGTCATAATACTGTAAATTAATTCTGAATACAAACGGATGTTCCCatatttctgggtttcatttgGTATAAACCTTAAATATCAGATTCCTAAACCTGCTCCTAGAATATTAACTTCTATTTTGATGTATCGagactttcaggaagatggctgactagaatagctcaagattagccctgctccacagaaaaattagaaaagggataggagggtgactgaggtggcaattcaggagtgcagctgatgtgggagagccttctgcagaCATGCGGCAGACCTAGTTGCAGAGGCTAAGGAAttgaaaggcagaaagctggagcctggcatggaggcacagaGCCCGTGGGACTGCACAGATGGCAGCGCAGGACTAGGAagtaccctcaccagtgcagcccgaTGACCGGACTCAACCCACAATCCATGCGtgtgaaccctgtcacctgctcccattccctgtgctccaggcgccctcaccccacccctagTGCACgtacctaccccccacccccaccccaagtgcagcccaacccacatTTCCTGCACCCCttccgagcactacctccccctcctgttccctacaggctgttgccagcacataaaggctgtgggcactaacttccatacctaggctacccccgccccccacccatagtgtcgcacagcctcaccctgccctctctgagctcagcacatccatttacagcactcccaggcccacacatgagcacaggcccccaatcatgtcattcagctctggaaaccgcactttacagtagtcctagaaccgtgcatgcacacagccctcagcctcacttcccagctctgaaagtgctgacctgtgcagctgggtcacatctgcgcccaatccacgaaggcataacgctgacctgctgccacagctctatgcatgcacacaaagggccccgtgccttagaccagcgcacaccagggttatgcttcccagactggtgcacccacacagctacatcctccctggccactgggcacccacttTCACAAACATCagtataacatccccaacctgcacccatacctgccctgaaactaatcactgtactgagtgttCCACCCCGTGCCATGCTCCTTGCTGTACAACCAActcgcaaacacaaggccttagactactgaaagaaattaactccaaagtaaatcaatcaagatatttacatgccacaaagacagcagatcactaagcatatcaccatgcagacagatataaccctgcctaatgaccaaattaaacaccagaggagacacagatgttggaacaactaatcaaagatgttcatacaactctacttaataaaataaatgggatagcaaacgacataaaggagatcaagaagacagaagagcacaaagaggagtttaaaagaataaatagaaaaatagcagaaatcacagattaaagactctgttgaccaaataaaaaacatactagaggcacacaacaccagatttaaagagacagaagaaacagtaagtgatatagaggacacaatatttgacttcaaagactcaaaacagcaaatggcaaaaaggatggacaaaattgaatgggaactcagggaaatgacagacaaaacaaagcgcacaaacataagaatcattggcgtcccagaagaagaagagaggagtaaagggctaggaagagtagctgaggatataatgggggaaaacttcccaaccctcataaaggacataaacatacatgtcaaaaaagcccaaagaactctaaacagaataaatccaaacaggccttccccaaggcacatactaatcagtctgtcaaatgttgaagagaagcagaaaatcctgaaagtggcaagagaaaaacactctattacatacaaaggaaatcaaataagactgagttcagactattcaactagcaccctggaggcaagaaggcaatggtatgatatattcaagatactgaaagaataagacttccagccaagaattctgtacccagccaaactgtcctttaaaatggagggagagattaaagttttcacagacaaagtagtcctgaaagaatctgtcaacaagagactggccctacaagaaatactaaaaggagttctgccggctgaaacaaaaagacaggagagggaagtctggaggagggcacagaattgaagagtaccactaagggtaatttaaagaatacaacaagaaagagggagaagaatatatagatctgacaaataaaataaaaaagataagatggtggatttaagaaacaccttttcagaaataactttgaatgttaatggactaaatttaccaattaaaagatatagattagcagaatggattaagaaacataatctagctatatgctgcttgcaagagactcattttagacacaagaatacaaatagattgaaagtgaaaggagggaaaaagatcttccatacaagttgtaaccaaaagaaagcaggagtagcaatactaatattgaacaaaatagactttaaatgtaaagacatcataagagacaaagaaggacactatatactaattaaagggtcaattcaccaagaagctataacaattataaatgtttatgctcccaatcaaggaactccaaagtacatgagatggccattggcaaaacagaagggagcgacagatatttggagatttcaatgcaccactctcctc includes:
- the RBAK gene encoding RB-associated KRAB zinc finger protein isoform X1, encoding MDKSKGSVSFTDVAVDFTQEEWQQLDPDEKITYKDVMLENYSNLISVAGCDIIKPDVIIKLEQGEEPWRVEHEFPCQSCPEEVWKVDDLIERSQENEDKHSGQALCINNKTPTEEKENTFDKTYNVEPDLVNSNIIAHNCVSCGKSVESISELIISDGSYARKQPGECSECEKTHHGEKLYEFKQNGEGYSQNDESILQKINILEKSFEYNKCIEAFQNEAVFINHKRAYMGEKHYEWNDSGPEFIQMSNFSVYQRSQMDTKPYECSECGKSFCKKSKFIIHQRAHTGEKPYECNVCGKSFSQKGTLTVHRRSHLEEKPYKCNECGKTFCQKLHLTQHQRTHSGEKPYECSECGKTFCQKTHLTLHQRNHSGERPYPCNECGKSFSRKSALNDHQRTHTGEKLYKCNDCGKSYYRKSTLITHQRTHTGEKPYQCSECGKFFSRVSYLTIHYRSHLEEKPYECNECGKTFNLNSAFIRHRKLHTEEKAHECSECGKFSQFSYLTNHQATDLGEKPYECNECGKIFIENSGFGGHQSLPKGEKSYECNICGKLFSELSYYTVHYRSHSEEKPYECNECGKTFSHNSSLFRHQRVHTGEKPYECYECGKFFSQKSYLTIHHRIHSGEKPYECSKCGKVFSRMSNLTVHYRSHSGEKPYECNECGKVFSQKSYLTVHYRTHSGEKPYECNECGKKFHHRSAFNSHQRIHRRGNMNVLDVGSLL
- the RBAK gene encoding RB-associated KRAB zinc finger protein isoform X2; the protein is MDKSKGSVSFTDVAVDFTQEEWQQLDPDEKITYKDVMLENYSNLISVGCDIIKPDVIIKLEQGEEPWRVEHEFPCQSCPEEVWKVDDLIERSQENEDKHSGQALCINNKTPTEEKENTFDKTYNVEPDLVNSNIIAHNCVSCGKSVESISELIISDGSYARKQPGECSECEKTHHGEKLYEFKQNGEGYSQNDESILQKINILEKSFEYNKCIEAFQNEAVFINHKRAYMGEKHYEWNDSGPEFIQMSNFSVYQRSQMDTKPYECSECGKSFCKKSKFIIHQRAHTGEKPYECNVCGKSFSQKGTLTVHRRSHLEEKPYKCNECGKTFCQKLHLTQHQRTHSGEKPYECSECGKTFCQKTHLTLHQRNHSGERPYPCNECGKSFSRKSALNDHQRTHTGEKLYKCNDCGKSYYRKSTLITHQRTHTGEKPYQCSECGKFFSRVSYLTIHYRSHLEEKPYECNECGKTFNLNSAFIRHRKLHTEEKAHECSECGKFSQFSYLTNHQATDLGEKPYECNECGKIFIENSGFGGHQSLPKGEKSYECNICGKLFSELSYYTVHYRSHSEEKPYECNECGKTFSHNSSLFRHQRVHTGEKPYECYECGKFFSQKSYLTIHHRIHSGEKPYECSKCGKVFSRMSNLTVHYRSHSGEKPYECNECGKVFSQKSYLTVHYRTHSGEKPYECNECGKKFHHRSAFNSHQRIHRRGNMNVLDVGSLL
- the RBAK gene encoding RB-associated KRAB zinc finger protein isoform X3 → MLENYSNLISVAGCDIIKPDVIIKLEQGEEPWRVEHEFPCQSCPEEVWKVDDLIERSQENEDKHSGQALCINNKTPTEEKENTFDKTYNVEPDLVNSNIIAHNCVSCGKSVESISELIISDGSYARKQPGECSECEKTHHGEKLYEFKQNGEGYSQNDESILQKINILEKSFEYNKCIEAFQNEAVFINHKRAYMGEKHYEWNDSGPEFIQMSNFSVYQRSQMDTKPYECSECGKSFCKKSKFIIHQRAHTGEKPYECNVCGKSFSQKGTLTVHRRSHLEEKPYKCNECGKTFCQKLHLTQHQRTHSGEKPYECSECGKTFCQKTHLTLHQRNHSGERPYPCNECGKSFSRKSALNDHQRTHTGEKLYKCNDCGKSYYRKSTLITHQRTHTGEKPYQCSECGKFFSRVSYLTIHYRSHLEEKPYECNECGKTFNLNSAFIRHRKLHTEEKAHECSECGKFSQFSYLTNHQATDLGEKPYECNECGKIFIENSGFGGHQSLPKGEKSYECNICGKLFSELSYYTVHYRSHSEEKPYECNECGKTFSHNSSLFRHQRVHTGEKPYECYECGKFFSQKSYLTIHHRIHSGEKPYECSKCGKVFSRMSNLTVHYRSHSGEKPYECNECGKVFSQKSYLTVHYRTHSGEKPYECNECGKKFHHRSAFNSHQRIHRRGNMNVLDVGSLL